The Physeter macrocephalus isolate SW-GA chromosome 17, ASM283717v5, whole genome shotgun sequence nucleotide sequence AGGGGAGGGCGGGGAAGGCTGAAATCTCTGCACAAACTGGAATGGGCTGTGACTTGTTTGTAAGCCTGTGTGGATCGGTGTGTAGGCATGTGTATATCCCACTGACGGTGCGCCCTCCGCCTGGCACGTGCCCAGCTGGCTCTGCCTGGCGCCTGTGACCACCTCAGCCCTGTGGAAGCTGTTCCCTGCGTGTCTGGGGTGTCTGTGCCTGCAGACACCTCCTGACCCTGCGGGGGTTGTCTTGGTTGTTTGGGGGACTGCAGGGTGCCAGTCAGGCAGAAGTAGGGAAGTCTGGGTTATGGTGTTAACTGGTCCGTCAGGCTGGGGTCCCTGCAGGGAGAAGGGGGTCGCTGTGCCTTATTTTCTGGGCGTAGGAAGGCAATGCTCGAGGGATGAACCTGCAGGGCTAGGGGCCCCGGGGGGACCAGGGTGCCTCCTTCTGCCTGGGGGCAGCAGGTGCCCAGGCTCGGTGCTGTTCTAACtccaggagggagaggcaggggcagaCATACCCCTCTACCCACTAGCCTGCCCTGCCGGGTCCGGAGGCCATGGGGCCGACCTCTACCCAGGCAACGACGTCAGCGCCTACCCGCCGCTGCAGACCCGGTCCTTGAATTATTGATGCGCTTGATGGGAGGAATCCAAGCGCGCGACCTGAAGCCCAACTCGGAAGGCCCCCCGCAGCGCTCAAGGTCACGGATGAGGGGAGCCGGACAGGCAGAGAGGACATCAGAGCCCCCTCCCTTGCTGCCGCAGTGCCTCGCACTGGCGCCCACCTGGAGGCGGGGACGGGCTCTGACGTCACCAAGAGCCAATGAGAGCCCTCGGCCCTGGGGATTGGGGGACTCAAAGCGCGTCTGGCTGCGGCCTTTGGGGCGCCCTTCTTGGGGACCTTTGGCCTCTATCAGGATTACCTGGATCTGAACTCCTGGGTCGGGAGGGTGCAGGGAGGTCGGTGGGGGGGTTCAGCCAAGGTCAGTGGGCAACCGGCCTGGTGCTCCCAATGGCCTgtccaggcccagcccagcccgtCCCCGGGGGGCTGAGCCTTGGTGGTGCAAGCACTGCGACGCATGGGGACCTGGGCGGCCACACCGGGATTGGGAGGGGCAGACACtgccctcacacacacacccccacggGGCGGTGGAGATCTGGGAGGACCACGCCCTGGGCCCTGACTTGTGCTCTGCGGGCTAGAGCTGACCCCGCTCCGAGAACTATGCCGCAGGAAGCGCACTGCAGCTCTTGTGCTGTGGatgccctctcctgcccccagcccaccctccaTAGCACCGAGCGCCCCTCCTGCCCCATCCCACCTTCCTTAGCACTGTGCACTcttcctgccccaggccctgccctccagagccAACAGAGCATGGGGGGTGGGATGAGGCAGGGCCCCCCAGCAGGGACAGGCACCCTGTGGAGAGGCTGCCTGCTTAGAAGTCTCTTGCATGGAGCTTGATCTCTTCCTCAGAAAAAGCAGCCTGAGGCCGGCACCTGGCAAGGCCCCCCCTCTGCCTTCTCGGAacttggccttgggcaagtcagttctTTCCCAGCCTCAGGTCCCTCCTCTGTGAGGATAAATAAGAAGATACATGAAAAGTGTCTGGTCAGTGGTCAGCGAGCAGGAAGTGTTCCTTGTCTTGACAGCCCTGCAGGAGGACAGGCCTGGGCCGTGGGGAGGCTGTGGTGGACTCGGGCCCGCCTGGAGGACTCCCAGAAGTGTGGCTCCCGGGGCGCAGCCTCGAGCCACAGGGTTGGCACTGccttgcctctccccactggaGACAGGCCTCGACAGTGGTCCTCTGAGCCCAGACCCAAGAAGGCCAGTCCCCAAGAAGATGTTTCCGGCCTGAGTCTCCACTTTCCTGTCGGAGGCAAGAACTTAGGTTGTCTCTGAATCTGAGCATCCTAGTGTCCTCCACCTGAAAGATGGGGAAAAGAGCTCCTTCTCTCTTGCAtaacacctggcacacagtagatgctcggTCACATCTGACTGTCCTTGACCCTAGCCCCACCTCCAACTCCCTGGGGCCACCCCCCTGTAGTTCCCAGGACTCCCCCTGGTGCCAGCAGGGCTGTTTATTCAGCTTTGACAGACCCTCTTGGAGCCTCCCCATGAGTGGCCAAGAGGGAATAGTTTGCAGAAGCACCAGCCAGCAGGGCGCCTCCCCAGGGCTCGGGGATGCACACTCGGCAGATATCAGCTTGTTGAGTTCTCACAGAGTCCTGATAAGGTGGCTCAGGCAGAGgtggctgaggcacagagaagtgcaTGCCCTGCTCAGAGTCACACAGTAAGGGCCGGAGCGGGTCTTGAACCTGCAGCATCCAGCTCCTGCTTCCTGAAGAACTGACGACCCTGAGCAGCAAAACCAAAGGCGTGAACACAGGAGGACCCCAGAGTGGCCACTGCAGAAGgcctttggggagggggtgggagtcTAGCCTGAGGGAGGCCTTGGGGATCACGGAGAGGCAGGAGCAAGAGCCTGGAGGTGGAACCAGGGGCAGGTGTCGGGGTGGGAGGCTGGGCTGGCCAGCAAGGGGTCTTTGCCATGGATTCTAGGCGAGCTGTTGAGGCCAGTCCCCTTCAGGAGCTGCGGCCGTTTTGAAGGCTTCTGAGTCGAGGGGGAACACGATGAGGGCGGGACTCAGTGGGGATGGTAGAGCTGTCCTGGAGGGGCTGCAGTGAGATGGGGAAAATGGGCTTCACTGGACCCTGGAGGCCTGAGTGCAGCAGGGCCTGAGCCTGGGCCTGGGCAGCGGCAGCTCGTCCCACTGGCTGGTTTGCAGAGGAGACCAGAACTTTCACGTGCAGACCAGTTCACGTTGCCCCTGTGCTGAACAGCCTTGGGAAGGGGTGCTCCCTCTGGTCTGTCCTCTCTGGGGGTGGCTGGGGGGGGGGTGAGAAGGGGATGCCCCACCCTATGGGGGTGAAAGTCCCGCCAGAGGCCCAGCAGCCCCCAGGCTGCGCCACAGCATCGTTTCCCGGAAGAGCCAGGAGTGGGGGCTGCCCGGAGTGTCCAGCGCTGTCTCTCCCCTCCAGGAGCACGACATTGAGACGCCTTACGGCCTTCTGCACGTGGTGATCCGGGGCTCCCCCAAGGGGAACCGCCCGGCCATCCTCACCTACCATGACGTGGGTCTCAACCGTAAGTGCGCCTCAGCATCGTTTGGCCCTCCACTGCCTCGAGTCTCCCGGAACAGTggggcccccctccctccccacagatcCCCGTAGATCCCCACTCACGCTTAGCTCTGTGCCCCTACCCATTTGGGTCTCGGTTTCCCCGCTGAACCATGAGGCTGATCGCCTCTGCCTCGACCTCCCTTTCAGCATCCAtggtcctccctccctgcctctcccggCTCAGCCACAGCTGAGAGCGTTGTCTTTGCAGACAAGCTGTGCTTCAATACCTTCTTCAACTTTGAGGACATGCAGGAGATCACCAAGCACTTCGTGGTGTGTCACGTGGATGCCCCCGGTCAGCAGGTGGGGGCGTCGCAGTTTCCTCAGGGGTAGGTACCTGGAGCGACCCGCCCCCCCCAGCTTTCCCCAGCCCTGTACCCCCGGCTGCACTGGGCCTGACCTCCTGCTCTGCCTGCAGGTACCAGTTCCCCTCCATGGAGCAGCTAGCCGCCATGCTCCCCAGTGTGGTGCAGCACTTTGGGTGAGTCCTCgcacagccctgccctgcccctgtgCTGGGGGCCAGGGGGCGCCCACCATCTCCGCAGAGCCAGCAGGCTCTAGCTGAGCGCTGAGGGCTATGGGTGGGTCCGCTGTGGATGGCAATCATGGGAAACCCCTAGAGTGACCAGCCATGCTCTCTGTCAGGTTCAAGTACGTGATTGGCATTGGAGTGGGAGCCGGAGCCTACGTGCTGGCCAAGTTTGCAGTGAGTCTCTCCACCGGCCCCCGTAACTAATCCCAGGACTGGTCTCTCCCAGGGGCAACCCCACAGgaactttccttcctctcttcctttcctcctccccctacTTCCTCTTCACTTAGGaaagtccttttttctttttttcctccaaggaaattaactttaaaaaaaaaaaaaaggttacattTTCTAAACAATTCCTTAAAACACTATGCGTCATAAGTTGCTTCAACCATTATCCAAAACCAAACTTTCCCTTAGCAACAAACTATACAACTAATTACTCCAGCCACTAAATAAGGATTATCCTACTCACTCATTCACTAATTAGGGTAATACTTAAACatgaatcattttttaatctaaaattacACGTATGTTAAGTTTGCGAGGTTTAAAGTCAGGTTTCAGAAACATCATGTCGGGTGGGAGCTCACAAGCTTTCCATCTCTAAAagcaaaaacttaatttttaggattcaaagtatttctttcttcaaaaaaaacaaaactgactaAGAATTTTCAACTCCAATTTCCACTGCAGTACTTAACCACTTTGTTAACTGTCAACTATTCCCAGTCACCCCAGACAACCTTGACATGACCTcagtattgtatatatatatcaccattTTCCCCTAAACACAGGCAGACAGTCGAACAGAAAACTCGAATCTCTTTTACAAGGTCTAACACAAAACAGGCTTTGGAAAGGTCAGTTTCTTAATATCACTAGGATTTTTTCTatgaaagcaaagaaacaaaatatttcattgaagATGTTTAATCTTTAGTGTTGCAACAGTAGCCTCTTCAAAGATATATTAAAGGGGCTGAAAAACAGTGATATCGGCATAGATTCCAAATAAAAGGGTTTTGAAAGGTTCCAGCTGGGGAGGAGGATGAGCAGGGGCGCTGGAAGGGGCCCCAGGCAAGTTCCCAGCTGAAGGCACTTGGTTATCAGTGGTACCTTGAAGCCCTTACAGAGCGCCGCCTTCTCTTCAGATCCTAGCAACCGCCTGTGAGAGGGGCAGGGCCAGAATTTTACAGTCCGTTTTCCAGGTGGGAAGACTGGGGCTCCCTGCACCCTGCTCCGCCCCGCAAGCCCTGTCTCCCTGTCCCGGCAGCTCATCTTCCCCGACCTGGTGGAGGGGCTGGTGCTGATCAACATCGACCCCAACGGCAAAGGCTGGATCGACTGGGCGGCCACCAAGGTGAGCGCGGTCCGcctggaaggggtggggtggggcggtgCGGTGCGGGGCGTCCCTCACACTGGCTCCGCCTCGGCCCGCAGCTCTCCAGCCTGACCAGCACTTTACCCGACACGGTGCTCTCCCACCTCTTCAGGCAGGTAAGGGGGCGGGGCCGTCCTCACGCAGGAGCAGGAGCGGCCGGGCTGGGACTCTCCCGAGGGCCTGGTTCTGCCCCCTCGCGGGGGGTACCCGGGGTTTCTGCCCCCGCTCCCGGCCGGGCAGGAGCAAGAGGGTGGCGGGGTGATGGGGCATCAGACATGCCTCACCCCTACCCCGGGAACAGCCGCGAAACTGCAGCACCCGAGACAGACTGGGGAGACGGATGGGGCGGGGTCCCCTGCCCTCCCAAGGCCGTGGGCTCCCCCCCCCCACTCTTCCCCCTCCCGCAGCACCCGAGACAGACTGGGGAGACGGATGGGGCGGGGTCCCCTGCCCTCCCAAGGCCGTGGGCTCCCCCCCCCACTCttccccctcccgcctccctccccaccactggGGCAGGGGCCGCTCAGGGCAGAGATGCCCCCTCTGAGCCAGTCCCCCTCTGTGTCTCCCCACCGCCCTGCCGCGCGTGCGCTCATCCCCCGTCCCCGGGGCCCAGGAGGAGCTGGTGAGCAACACAGAATTGGTGCAGAGCTACCGGCAGCAGATCGCGAATGTGGTGAACCAGGCCAACCTGCAGCTCTTCTGGAACATGTACAACAGGTGTGGGCGGCTCGGGTCCCAGCTGGCGGCACCAGGACGGGAGCGTTCACGCAGTTGGGGGACCCCCCCCTCCCCGGTACAGCTGCCCACGGCTGGCAACACACTCTCCCAGTTCGTAGATGAGTGGACCGATGAGCCTCCGAGAGGGGTGACctcttgcccagggtcacacccCGCGAGGGGCAGAGGGGGAGCAGGGCTCTTCCACTCCTCCCCCTGCCTTGGGCGTTGCCAGCGGGAGCAGCAGGGGATGTGGGCGCCACCCGCTGCCCCCACTGCCCTGAGCCTCAGTGCTGACATCCGTAAGTTGAGAGGAGGTTGGATTAAGTGCTCCTTGGAGCCCCTTAGGGGTTGTCCTGCAGGGGAGTGGccagggcccccccccccccccgctggcctgcccctccttctctttctcctacaAATATTTACGGAACGCCTGCTGTGTGCATGGTGCTGGAGAAACACTGGAGAAGGAGGGAAGCCCCGGCCGGCCTGCCTCTAAGGCGCGGGACTCCCATCACAGGTGGTGGTGCACAGCCCGTGATGAGAGCCAAATGTGAGGGCCCACCTGGCATGACTTGGGGGGGTCCCGGAAGAAGTCACATGAGGGGAACCCTCAGGCCCCTACTTATGCAGAACAGGTCTCTTGTCTCCGCATTTTACCAATGGCATGTGTGAGGCTTTGTCTCACCGTTGAGACACTAGAGCGTAAGCCCCAAATCTGGGGCCAGCCTGGCACCTCCAGGGATGTTGGGCCATAATTGCCATGTGGAGGGATGGGGTTGAAATACGGCAGTGTCAGGCTTGGGGACATTCCCCAACGCCCCGCCCCGGGATCCAGTCCTGGGATGCCCACCTCCGCCTCTCCCTGCAGCCGCAGAGACCTGGACATTAACCGGCCTGGAACAGTGCCCAACGCCAAGACGCTCCGGTGagtgccctgccccctccagccTGCCCGGCCTTTGTAACCCCCTCTCCGGTGCCCAGGCCAGACagcccttctcctctgtgtctgcagCTGCCCTGTGATGCTGGTGGTCGGGGATAACGCACCTGCCGAGGAGGGGGTGGTGAGTGAGGGATTGTGCCCCGGTGCCAGTGGGTGGCAGGGGCAAAGGGGTCACTGGCTCCTGGCCAACGGGGCCAATTCCTGACCCTGCCCCGGGAAGCCTCGGGGGGACGCCGGATGGTGGGCTTCTCATCCCACTTCCCCACCATCTTGCCGGGCACCAGTGCCTGAGACAGCCCCCATCCTTCAGGTGAGGGAGGCCCGGAGACAggaggggcctggggccaggACCGGGCCACCTGATTGCCCCACCCTACCCCTCCCTGCAGCACGGCAGCCCCTCCGCACTCTTCTCCATCGATTTTAGGCCCAGAGACTAAGATCTCTCTTTTCTCTAAAACTGGATTCATTTGTTATGAAATAAGCAATTCATGAGCACAGCAATGGTCCCCCTTTGACCATCACATGCATCCATTATGTTTGGGGATCATGTGTCACCTCTCCTGTTGGAACTCTGAGGGCAGGCACCCCGGGCTGTTTCATGTACCCCCAGAGGGTCAGGGGTCCAGGAgtgcccagggaagcccccagcgtGCACCCAAACTACGACACCCTCCGTGTGCCTGAGGGCTTCGGGGAGCAGGGCTGTGGGCTGCGCCTGCCATCTCGACCCAGGCAGGGTCAGGGCTTCAGAGTCTCCTGCTGACCCTTGGCCCTCCCTCACTTCTGACGCCCGACTTCTGGGGTCCCTTgtgctttcccagcctcccccgCCAAGGTGGCCCTGGCTCGCTGTGAGGCCactgcccagcccctgcccccagcccagcagcagTTGTGAGTGCAGTAGAGGGTCTCAGGCCCTCAGGGGGCTGCTTCCTGATCCCCAGGGCCTTGGCCTTGCCAAGGTGCCTATGTCTGCCCCCTGCACTCCCTCCCTCGCCTGTAGAGCCTCGCAGCTCTGGGGATAGACCCTCCCTTAGCATCTGGGGCAGGGGGGACGCCTGATAGCCCTCGGGCGCCTCACTCTGCTGAAGCCCGTTCCTTGTCCCCAGGTCGAGTGCAACTCCAAACTGGATCCAACCACCACGACCTTCCTGAAGGTgaggccctcctccccaccctgggcCCAGCCACAGGGAGGGGCCTGCCTGGGGTCCCAGCCAAGGCGGGAGCAGGACGGTGTGTCTGGTCAGGGGAGCCTGTCCAGGTGTGCCAGGGACAGGCAGGGTGTGGTGTGAGGGGGCCCCTGCTCAGCTCAcccccctctctcccctgcaGATGGCAGATTCCGGGGGGCTCCCCCAGGTCACACAGGTGAGACTCTTggccctccctccatcccttacCTGGCCAGGGGTTGGGGAAGTCTCCCCTCTCCCTGAATCCCAGGCAGCCAAACAAAGCATGTACCTGTCCCTCGTCCTGCAGCCCGGGAAGCTGACTGAAGCCTTCAAATACTTCCTGCAAGGCATGGGCTACAGTAAGTATACCTCCACCGCGCCCTGCCCTAGAGACTGGGGGGCAGGCAGCAAGTTGGGGCTGACGCTGTGCCTGGGGGCCTCTAGGGCATCTCCACCTAGGTTGTAATTTGATTGTCCCAGGCCAGGTCCTGCCCTTGGGGAGGCTTTGGGGCACTGTTCTCCTGACAGGGCTGGGCCTTTTGGGGTGGGGGACTGTTCTCCCAGCTCTGGGGAGCAGGGCCCGGGGCTGAGTCCTGCCGGGGAAGCCTGCCTAGGGGTGGGTCACCCACACCACCCAGCGCCTGCTGGGCCTACAGCACCTGAGAAGGGCTGAGAAGATGCCGGATGGTACCAGGGGCATCAGAGGAGTGGACTTGGAGTCTGGGGACTGGGGAAGGCATGTGAGGCCATCTGGGTGTTAGGAGAGCTGAAGGCAGCCAAACTGGGAGTGGCATATCTGAAGACCCTGAGGAAAGAGGGGTGGAACTGGCTCCCTGCCCGCCCCCGACTTCCCCTCGTGCGGGGGTGAGACACTGCTCGGGAGCGCCACCAGCGCACGTGCCCCCCTGGTGACACACGTGTATCTCCTCAGTTCCTTCCATCTCCCCGCCTTGCGCCTGGCTCTCCTCCTGGAAGCGAACTTCCTCTGCCCGAATTTTTCCTCGCCCCAGACCTCAGCCTCTGGAGCTTGTGCCTTCTGGGGAGGACAGGCCTGTGGGGGAAGGCTGGGGCCAGCCAGGAACAGaactccaccccccacccccaggggacCGGGGCCCCCTGCCAGCCTGTCTGTTGAGAAGTAGGGCAGCAAGAGGCCAAGACCCACAGTGAGACCCAGCAGGGGCTCTGAGGCTGGGCCCTGAGCCCAGGAAGTGCCTGGCGGACACTGCTGGGGCGGGTGGGTGAGTGGTAATTGTCACGGGGCTGGGACCCGTCCTCAGGGCCCCGGGACAAATACCACCAGGTAGCCCAAGAGCTGGGAAGGAGTTGGGAGGTCATACGGGCCTCCCGCATTCTGTCCACGGGGAGAGTGAGCCCCAGCACAATGGAGAGGGTGCTGGCACTAGGTTATAGGCCCTGAAGGCTTTGTGGGCGTGAGCCCCCAGTGCCGCAGCTCAGGCTGGAGAATCAGGGGGTGAGACGAGCACCCCACCCTGCTCTCCCGACTCCTAGGGCCAGACTGACATCAGTCAGTGCTGTGGTTCCTTCTGTGGCCGCTGCTTCGGTGGGTGGGCAGGAGTGGGCTTCCTGAggctctggccctgcccccagcctgctctgtgccttcctctcctctctgacccATCTCGATGCCCTCACCTCGCCGGACCTCCTCTTCACCCGTGTTCTGTCTccccaaccctgcccctctggctctgtcttctctcttaGTTGCATACTTGAAGGACCGAAGGCTGAGTGGAGGAGCAGGTAGCCCCGCACCCCCTCCCCTAATGCATGGGCCGCCCCCGTCCTGCCtcctcccccctgccaccccaggatcccctgctccttcctctgtgcaGTGCTGCAGCCAGGCCGCATCTTGCCATGGGAACTTCTTGTGTCCTGCTCTTCCGTGGGCTCTGTCCCATTTAGGGCTCCAGATTGGCTGGGTTTTAGATCACCCTTGCTTCTAGGTTGCCATGGCCCCGTGGCTTCCAGAACTCTGGCAGTTGGAACCAGAACTTCTCAGAGGTGTCGGCCCTGGGGTCAGGGGCAAGCCATGCCTGAGTTGGACAGGTGGCTAGTTGAGGTCAGGAAGGTGGAATTTGCTCCCTGCAAGTCTCGCTTGTGAAACTCTACATAAGGGCAGAAACAGGATTTAGGGCAGTCTGGGGCCGTCACACCTTGCCCTTCTTTCCAGAACTGGTCTCATTCCTCCTGCCCCATCATCCTCTTGAGGGAGGCAGAGTTGGAAATAATGTCCCGTGCTTGCCCCAGCTCGAGGACACCCGGTCAGCTGCCACCCCATTTTGGCCACAGCTCTGGCCAGCTCTTGTGAGGAGGGTCCTGCCGGCCTCTGTGGCCCCCCCGCCCCTTTGGCTCACTCCCTGTCGCTGGCGTTGCATGCCTGGGGCTTGACAGAGCAAATGTAGAGCCCTGGCTTGGGATGAGCCTCCATGCCTTCGTCGGAAGAACAGGTCTCGCTGGCCGCTTTGCTTGCGTAAATCCTTCTCCCGCCTGCCTGCGCCCGGCCCCGCCTGCCGGTCCTCACCCCCGATGCCCTCTCTGTCTGCAGTGCCCTCGGCCAGCATGACCCGTCTCGCCCGCTCTCGCACCTCGTCCCTCACCAGCGCCAGCTCGGTGGACGGCAGCCGCCCGCAGGCCTGCACCCACTCAGAGAGCAGTGAGGGGCTGGGCCAGGTCAACCACACCATGGAGGTGTCCTGTTGAAGCCCTTGGTCCCACGAAGATGCTCACCTGCCCCCCAACCTGCATCGACGTCCCACTGCCATCCTCGCGCAGCTCATTTCccctttagtttatttttgcgAGGGCGAAGGGGAGGAAATGGGgttacttttcttttgtttaaaaagatgaGGGGATCCGTCCTAGATGCTGCGGTGGAACAGTCTCCAGATGGTTTGAGGGGCTAActcctcccctaccccaccccctccctcacctcgtTAACTTGGCTGACTTAGACCCTCTCTTCCAGTTCCCCAAGGCCCAGGCACGGTCAGGGCAGGGCTCCAGGGAAGAAGGAGATTAGCTAAGGAAAGACTTTGAGTCCTTCTCTGGCCAGGATCCAGGATAATATCCTGAATTAAAGAAAGCATGGGTTGACCCCCTCAGGCAGGCAGGTTTGAAGGTGGGATGGGGTTTTGAGGTGGTAGGTGCTGGGACAGCAGGAACACAGGGTCCAGCTCAGTCACTGGCGTGAGAACCAGGAGACAGCAGCAGGGAGCACTCAGAGGCAGGAGCCCGGCAGCCCTGCAGGCCCCTTTCCCACCCCCGAGCCCCACCATCAAGCACATCTGTTTCTGACTTTAGCACCCGTGACAATCATCTGAACAGTAGCCACAAGGGGGCGCTTCTACCAGACAGCAGTTTTCCTGGTGCTCTCTGGGTGGGCCTGGTGCTGTAGGGCCAGGCAGGTAGGGGCTGAAAGGGGTTTCTCTGCCCAAGGAAGACAGAACATAGAGgaccttgagggcaggaaccccACAGACTGTCCCTTCCAGCCCACAGTCTGCCGCCTCCTGGCCCTGTCCCGTTTCTGAGCtaaggtcctgaggcagaaagTCACCTGGTCCTCTGCCTCTAGGGAGCTGACTAGGGCTGAGGTTAAAGGCTGGGATAGCCTCTGAGTGTTGGGTGCGCCTCTGAGAACTTCGTGGTGACTGCCTTTGGAAGCCAGCAGGCAGTGGTGGCTCAGAGTTCCTATAGAGTTCCCCCAGAGACCCCCTTTTCACCCCTAGGTTCCATGGAGGACAACTTAATCAGCAGCAGCATGGCCAAGGCCATTGGAAACATTTCTAGGGAGAGGTCTAGTCAAGCTATGCCAATGTTTCACATAGACATCACTGAGAGAGTTCATTTGGAGAAAACCGGCCCAAGATAGCAGGACTTGGCAGTCCCAAATCACCACGCTAGCCAGTTGGAGTAGGCTCAGGCTGGGGCTTGCTGggtcctggggtgggaggtgacGTTCCCTGAAGTGAACAAGGGCCCGGCAGAGGAGAAAGGCTCCCCACACACCCCAGCCCCTTCCAGCCAGCTGAAGCCCAGGGCTGTGCCATATACTTCCTGTTCATCCACCTTACTGGGTAGAATCTCCTGGCCCAGGAACCAGAAGCCATTTGTCTCTGAGACTAAATCAGT carries:
- the NDRG4 gene encoding protein NDRG4 isoform X5, which codes for MPECWDGEHDIETPYGLLHVVIRGSPKGNRPAILTYHDVGLNHKLCFNTFFNFEDMQEITKHFVVCHVDAPGQQVGASQFPQGYQFPSMEQLAAMLPSVVQHFGFKYVIGIGVGAGAYVLAKFALIFPDLVEGLVLINIDPNGKGWIDWAATKLSSLTSTLPDTVLSHLFRQEELVSNTELVQSYRQQIANVVNQANLQLFWNMYNSRRDLDINRPGTVPNAKTLRCPVMLVVGDNAPAEEGVVECNSKLDPTTTTFLKMADSGGLPQVTQPGKLTEAFKYFLQGMGYMPSASMTRLARSRTSSLTSASSVDGSRPQACTHSESSEGLGQVNHTMEVSC
- the NDRG4 gene encoding protein NDRG4 isoform X3 encodes the protein MAGLQELRFPEEKPLLRGQDAAELENSDTFLLAVDTDWKEHDIETPYGLLHVVIRGSPKGNRPAILTYHDVGLNHKLCFNTFFNFEDMQEITKHFVVCHVDAPGQQVGASQFPQGYQFPSMEQLAAMLPSVVQHFGFKYVIGIGVGAGAYVLAKFALIFPDLVEGLVLINIDPNGKGWIDWAATKLSSLTSTLPDTVLSHLFRQEELVSNTELVQSYRQQIANVVNQANLQLFWNMYNSRRDLDINRPGTVPNAKTLRCPVMLVVGDNAPAEEGVVECNSKLDPTTTTFLKMADSGGLPQVTQPGKLTEAFKYFLQGMGYIAYLKDRRLSGGAVPSASMTRLARSRTSSLTSASSVDGSRPQACTHSESSEGLGQVNHTMEVSC
- the NDRG4 gene encoding protein NDRG4 isoform X1, with the translated sequence MKVLGHKIELLTGLLLHDLTMAGLQELRFPEEKPLLRGQDAAELENSDTFLLAVDTDWKEHDIETPYGLLHVVIRGSPKGNRPAILTYHDVGLNHKLCFNTFFNFEDMQEITKHFVVCHVDAPGQQVGASQFPQGYQFPSMEQLAAMLPSVVQHFGFKYVIGIGVGAGAYVLAKFALIFPDLVEGLVLINIDPNGKGWIDWAATKLSSLTSTLPDTVLSHLFRQEELVSNTELVQSYRQQIANVVNQANLQLFWNMYNSRRDLDINRPGTVPNAKTLRCPVMLVVGDNAPAEEGVVECNSKLDPTTTTFLKMADSGGLPQVTQPGKLTEAFKYFLQGMGYIAYLKDRRLSGGAVPSASMTRLARSRTSSLTSASSVDGSRPQACTHSESSEGLGQVNHTMEVSC
- the NDRG4 gene encoding protein NDRG4 isoform X2 codes for the protein MKVLGHKIELLTGLLLHDLTMAGLQELRFPEEKPLLRGQDAAELENSDTFLLAVDTDWKEHDIETPYGLLHVVIRGSPKGNRPAILTYHDVGLNHKLCFNTFFNFEDMQEITKHFVVCHVDAPGQQVGASQFPQGYQFPSMEQLAAMLPSVVQHFGFKYVIGIGVGAGAYVLAKFALIFPDLVEGLVLINIDPNGKGWIDWAATKLSSLTSTLPDTVLSHLFRQEELVSNTELVQSYRQQIANVVNQANLQLFWNMYNSRRDLDINRPGTVPNAKTLRCPVMLVVGDNAPAEEGVVECNSKLDPTTTTFLKMADSGGLPQVTQPGKLTEAFKYFLQGMGYMPSASMTRLARSRTSSLTSASSVDGSRPQACTHSESSEGLGQVNHTMEVSC
- the NDRG4 gene encoding protein NDRG4 isoform X4; translation: MPECWDGEHDIETPYGLLHVVIRGSPKGNRPAILTYHDVGLNHKLCFNTFFNFEDMQEITKHFVVCHVDAPGQQVGASQFPQGYQFPSMEQLAAMLPSVVQHFGFKYVIGIGVGAGAYVLAKFALIFPDLVEGLVLINIDPNGKGWIDWAATKLSSLTSTLPDTVLSHLFRQEELVSNTELVQSYRQQIANVVNQANLQLFWNMYNSRRDLDINRPGTVPNAKTLRCPVMLVVGDNAPAEEGVVECNSKLDPTTTTFLKMADSGGLPQVTQPGKLTEAFKYFLQGMGYIAYLKDRRLSGGAVPSASMTRLARSRTSSLTSASSVDGSRPQACTHSESSEGLGQVNHTMEVSC